The Desulfatibacillum aliphaticivorans DSM 15576 genome segment GCCGGACCATCCGGGCACGCCCATCCTGCACAAAGGGCAGTTCACCAGGGGCAAGGGGCTTTTCCACGGCATCGACTTTATTCCGCCCGCCGAGCAGCCGGACGAAGAATATCCCCTGTACCTCACCACAGGCCGCGTGATCTACCACTACCACACCGGCACCATGACCATGAAGTCCGATGGGCTCAACGTGGCCGCGCCCGAGTGCTTTGTGGAAGTGTCTCCGGAAGACGCCGTGTCTTACGGGATCAAGGACGGCGACAAGGTTCACATCGCCTCCCGCCGCGGCGAAATCACGGCGGTGGCTCGCGTCATCGACATGACCGGCCCCGGCACCGTGTTCCTGCCCTTCCACTATGCGGAAGCGGCGGCCAACAAACTCACCAACGCTGCGTTGGACCCCGTGGCCAAGATCCCGGAATACAAGGTGTGCGCCGTCAAGATCGCCAAGGCGGCATAAGGCGAAAAACAAGGCTGACTTTCAAGCCTTCAAAAAAATACACTCCCACGCTGGAGCATGGGAGCAAGACGAATCAAAAAGGGGGGCCGAAAGGCTCCCCTTTTTTGATTTGTAGAATTGCCTGAACAGGCAATTTGCTTAAACATCAACAAAAGCGCTGTCGGCCGTTTTGTTAAAACGACGCTGGGTCCCCGCTTGCGGTCGATCCCAAAAAGCGGATCGCCCTTGCGGGGATGACGAACGAATGTGGTAGGAGCAATGTTTGAGGTTGCTTGTTTCCCCACGGTTGGGGCGAAGGCTCATCCACGACCCGTAAAATGCAACGGCCATCTCTCTCCGTCATCCCCGTGAAGCCATGGAGGCGTGATGATTGCGGTTGTTTTGCAATCATCATGAAGCAATGGCGTAAATGGGGACCCAGCGTCCTTTTGAAAATCGCCGTTCGGTTTCAATCGCCTGCGCCTATCACGGAGCCAAGTCGTAGGTCGGGTTACGAAGTCCGGCGGCAAGGTGTTTGGTCGCCAAGAACGTATTTGGACTTCAAACCCGACATGATTAAAGGCTCAAGAACCCTTTTTCCTGGCTTGTTGGACGTGCATGGGGTCGTCGAAATTGATCGACTCGGGATCCACCATAAATTGAAATTCCCCCCGGGCTTCGGCCGCTTTTAACGAGACAAGATACCGCGCATAATTGCCAGGCGCCATTTTGACCATACCCGACCAATCCGCCTCGATGGCGCATTCCGGGCAGGACTTGGCGCACATGAAGCAGTAGATGCATGGCTCCTGGATTTTGGGAGGGTCGGCGGAAATGTCGATTCCATCCACCGGGCATAGGTCTTCGCATTGGCCGCACTGGATGCACTCGTCCTGATTGATGGTGAACCTGGGCATGATCTTGGGCATGATTTCCCGGCTGAGGTTCACCCGGTCCTTTTGCGCCCAATCCGGGATGTGCTCCAGGGTCGGAGGGGCGATCAAATCCTTTTGCCCGTTGGCGATGGCGACGCAGTTTTTCGCCATTGTTTTGCCGAATTCGCAGGCCTGATCCAGGTCTTTTTCCAGCGGGTGGCCGGTGGTGTATGTGGGATGGGGATAAAAGGGCAGAAAGGCGTCCCCGTAAACATGGGTGGAGCCGATGACCGTCACGCCCTTTTCGGCCAGCCTCTCCGCCATGGAAACCAAAACCGGCCCCATTTCGCATCCGTGGGAAGCGAACACAAACCAGTTCTTGCCGTCAAGCTGGGGCAGAGCCTCGATAAAATCCGTCACGTTAAAAGGCTCTTTGCAATAAAACGAGGGGCACCCCAGGCCCACCAAATCATATTCGGCAAAATCGATTCCGCCCGCCTTTTCCAGGGCGACCAGTTCGCATTCGCCCCACTCGGCTGCAATGCCTTCCCGGATGCGTTCAGCCAGTTTCAAGGTGTTGCCGGTCTGGGAAAAAACCACGATCACCGATTGCATTTCCTGCCCTCCCTTGGACGTGAAGTAAATCATTTTTTTCGAATCAGGCTTTGTTGATCGCCTCTCTCCAACGGGCCAGGATTTCCTCCCGCTCGGCATCCTTCATTTTGGGCTCAAAAACCCGGTCCTCCTGCCAGGAAGCGCGGATGTCATCCACTCCGGAAAAAAGTCCGGCGCCCAGGCCGGCCAGGAAGGCTGCGCCTAATGCCGTGGTTTCCACGAGCTTGGGCCGCACTATGGTGCATCCCAGAAAATCCGCCTGCATCTGCATGAGCAGGTTATTGGCGCAAGCGCCGCCGTCCACTTTGAGCGCCTTGATATCCCGGCCGCTTTCCTTTTCCATGAGCTTTAAGATGTCCACGTTCTGCAGGGCGATGCCCTCCAGGGTGGCGCGGGTGATATGGGCGCGGGTGGTTCCGCGGGTGAGGCCGGTCATAATGCCCCTTGCTTCGGGCCTCCAATGGGGGGCGCCCAGGCCCACAAAGGCGGGAACCACAATCACGCCTTCCGAATCCGGCACGCTGGCGGCCAAAGCCTCCACCTGGGAAGCGCTTTCGATAAAGCCCAGGCTGTCGCGCAGCCATTGCACGGCGGCGCCCGCGATAAAGGCCGAGCCTTCCGAGGCGTATTGCATGGTTCCGTCCAAATTCCAGGCGATGGTGCCCAACAGGCCGCCCGATCCAATGGCCGGTTTATCGCCCGTGTTCATGAGCATGAAAGCTCCGGTGCCGTAAGTGCATTTCGCCTCGCCGGGAGTAAAGCAGGCCTGGCCGAACAATGCCGCCTGCTGATCGCCCGCCATGCCGCTCACCGGGATGCCGTCGGCCAGGCCGGGCACGCCTTTGGTGTAACCATACACCTCGGCTGAACCGACAATTTTAGGCAGGATGGACTGCGGCACATCCAGAATGGAGCAAAGCTCCGGGTCCCAGTCCCCTTTATGGATGTCCATAAGAAGCGTTCTGGAGGCGTTGGAAACGTCGGTCACATGGCTTTGACTGCCGGTCAAACGATACACCAGGTAGGAGTCCACGGTTCCGGCGGCTATCTTGCCCGCCGAAGCGGACTCCCGCAAACCGGTCACCTGATCCAGAATCCATTTATATTTGGTGCCGGAAAAATACGGGTCCAGCACCAGACCGGTTTTTTGCCGGAACAGGTCTTCATGGCCTCCGTCTTTCAGCTTTTGGCAGATATCGGCGGTCCTGCGGCATTGCCAGACAATGGCGTTGTGCATGGGCCTGCCGGTCCTGCGGTCCCAAATAATGGAGGTTTCGCGCTGATTGGTAATGCCGATGGCCTTGATGGGCGGGTTTTCCATGCCCCATTCCTTAAGGGCGTCGGCGATTGCGCCGGTTACGGAATTCCAGA includes the following:
- the glpK gene encoding glycerol kinase GlpK, encoding MSDYILAIDQGTTGSTVLLLDKDLNLVSRGYREFRQIYPKPGWVEHDPGDIWNSVTGAIADALKEWGMENPPIKAIGITNQRETSIIWDRRTGRPMHNAIVWQCRRTADICQKLKDGGHEDLFRQKTGLVLDPYFSGTKYKWILDQVTGLRESASAGKIAAGTVDSYLVYRLTGSQSHVTDVSNASRTLLMDIHKGDWDPELCSILDVPQSILPKIVGSAEVYGYTKGVPGLADGIPVSGMAGDQQAALFGQACFTPGEAKCTYGTGAFMLMNTGDKPAIGSGGLLGTIAWNLDGTMQYASEGSAFIAGAAVQWLRDSLGFIESASQVEALAASVPDSEGVIVVPAFVGLGAPHWRPEARGIMTGLTRGTTRAHITRATLEGIALQNVDILKLMEKESGRDIKALKVDGGACANNLLMQMQADFLGCTIVRPKLVETTALGAAFLAGLGAGLFSGVDDIRASWQEDRVFEPKMKDAEREEILARWREAINKA
- a CDS encoding EFR1 family ferrodoxin (N-terminal region resembles flavodoxins. C-terminal ferrodoxin region binds two 4Fe-4S clusters.), with product MQSVIVVFSQTGNTLKLAERIREGIAAEWGECELVALEKAGGIDFAEYDLVGLGCPSFYCKEPFNVTDFIEALPQLDGKNWFVFASHGCEMGPVLVSMAERLAEKGVTVIGSTHVYGDAFLPFYPHPTYTTGHPLEKDLDQACEFGKTMAKNCVAIANGQKDLIAPPTLEHIPDWAQKDRVNLSREIMPKIMPRFTINQDECIQCGQCEDLCPVDGIDISADPPKIQEPCIYCFMCAKSCPECAIEADWSGMVKMAPGNYARYLVSLKAAEARGEFQFMVDPESINFDDPMHVQQARKKGS